A window from Chrysemys picta bellii isolate R12L10 chromosome 2, ASM1138683v2, whole genome shotgun sequence encodes these proteins:
- the LOC135981398 gene encoding uncharacterized protein LOC135981398, producing MEASVPTPMQAPDPGAGDPAHQGPLEMDPHMDPLLPEAASSSSPDEAVTGTTASGPPPIDLRAHKDLLRRVARNMDLQVEEIVEVEDPVVSILSADAPSRVALPIIRTIQANANAIWQTPASILRTARGVERKYFVPSKDHEYLYTHPPPCSLVVSSVNARERHGQQAAAKDAKRFYLFGRKVYSAGGLQLRAANQQALLSRYNYNSWNSMGKFKELVPQDSREEFGALVEEGKMVARTSLQASLDIADSAARTLASGIAMFQVSGLPPELQQTLQDLPFEGQGLWSRTRRTLGCRASRTPEPSCAPWECMSQDPSRGPLDPSHKGSTLLLLVRDRTSPEGGDEVVDGGRPAPNLVRTKALLGHLQDLGKTFEGALEDGAPATTQDPSPFFRDHLFRFHRAWSLITSNRWVLRMVERGYAL from the coding sequence atggaggcttcggtgccGACACCCATGCAGGCCCCGGACCCTGGTGCAGGGGATCCTGCACATCAGGGACCCTTGGAGATGGACCCTCATATGGATCCTTTACTCCCTGAGGCGGCGTCCTCATCTTCCCCGGATGAGGCGGTAACGGGTACAACAGcctcaggcccacctccaatagaccTCCGTGCCCACAAAGACTTGTTGCGTAGGGTGGCACGAAATATGGACTTACAGGttgaggagatagtggaggtggaggacccggtggtgagcatcctttcagctgatgccccatcccgggtGGCATTGCCCATTATCcgtacgatccaggctaacgctaatgccatatggcaaaccccggcctccaTCCTTCGCACTGCCAGAggtgtagagaggaagtactttgtcccctctaaagaCCATGAGTACCTCTATACACATCCTCCGCCGTGTTCATTGGTAGTTTCCTCAGTGAACGCTAGAGAACGCCATGGTCAGCAGGCGGCAGCGAAGGACGCTAAACGCTTCTATTTGTTTGGACGCAAGGTTTACTCAGcggggggtctgcagctcagagccgcaaaccaacaggcgctccTGAGTCGGTACAATTACAACTCATGGAATTCCATGGGTAAATTTAAGGAGTTGGTCCCCCAGGACTcgagggaggagtttggggccctagtggaggaaggaaaaatggtggctaggacctccttgcaggcctccttggacattgcggACTCGGCCGCCAGGACACTAGCATCTGGAATAGCCATGTTCCAGGTTTCGGGGTTaccgccagaactgcagcagaccctgcaggatctgccgttCGAGGGCCAGGGGTTGTGgtctcggacaagacggactctcggttgcagagcctcaaggactccagaaccatcatgcgctccctgggaatgcatgtcccaggaccccagcAGAGGCCCTTTAGACCCCAGCcacaaaggttctaccctcctcctcctcgtccgagacaggacttccccagaaggCGGGGATGAGGTGGTAGACGGAGGTCGACCGGCCcccaacctggtcagaaccaaggCCCTTCTAGGCCACCTTCAGGACCtaggcaaaacttttgaaggGGCGCTCGAGGACGGTGCgccagccactacccaggatccatcTCCTTTCTTTCGGGATCACCTCTtccgtttccaccgtgcttggtcccttataacctccaatcgttgggtccttcgcatggtggagaggggatacgctctctag